From Xiphophorus hellerii strain 12219 chromosome 9, Xiphophorus_hellerii-4.1, whole genome shotgun sequence, a single genomic window includes:
- the tab3 gene encoding TGF-beta-activated kinase 1 and MAP3K7-binding protein 3 isoform X2 produces MAQGGSQVDYHILQDLKQRFPEIPEGVVSQFLLQNNNNLDVCCHLLSQESNRYLYGDFHHSPEEMRMSRNHMLHISLGYPGSEAGKSNGGGAGVGRSLVHSTSDGHIDPQRPSYPEPLSAPATMAPSPSYNPFFMNDQSRSSSTPTPPPTMQGMSPTYTPVPRYPMNPISVTLPQTIPTVHQALQIPPGHYVNSTNSTLYIRPSPSQSPQPAPWPSPGAPVYQHQQSPYSTPTYGSPYSSPQHQVQPQPQPQPQPGHQQYVFLPISPPNLTNMPYHHQQQPPPQYRPYQPKTALTKQIEIALEGQRPRSNSPVHTPHSQGSLYMATSPSPSSPSRPITIGGPPGPATFHPGMYLQHQGNTRPRQASSPQPGQSAYTFKIKVSPGGQVQRPPSSPPVAEAESLLNIVDQGAHSATPAPILPISALPGNIASQFQQLPRRSSSASDDYAYTQALLLHQRARMERLVKELHMETQKLEQLKTDVNNMEYDALQRRFRRVNSTHLVPRPEEITRLRTHNRQLQIDIDCTLKETDLLQSREGEQASKPTPQRDEDFEGAHWNCDSCTLLNHPALNRCEACEMPRYS; encoded by the exons ATGGCGCAGGGAGGCTCTCAAGTAGACTACCACATCCTGCAAGACCTCAAGCAGCGATTCCCAGAGATCCCAGAGGGAGTAGTTTCTCAGTTCCTTCTACAG AACAACAATAATCTGGATGTTTGCTGCCACCTGCTGTCCCAGGAGAGTAACAGATATCTCTATGGTGACTTCCATCACAGTCCGGAGGAGATGCGAATGAGTCGAAACCACATGCTACACATTAGCTTGGGCTATCCAGGTTCAGAGGCTGGAAAATCAAACGGAGGAGGAGCGGGAGTGGGGCGCTCCTTGGTGCACAGCACCAGCGACGGTCACATTGACCCTCAGCGGCCGAGCTACCCTGAACCCCTGTCGGCTCCCGCCACCATGGCGCCCTCCCCGAGTTACAATCCTTTTTTTATGAACGATCAGAGCCGCTCATCCAGCACGCCCACGCCTCCTCCCACAATGCAAGGCATGTCCCCCACATATACTCCAGTTCCACGCTATCCTATGAACCCTATTTCTGTCACTCTTCCACAAACTATACCTACAGTCCATCAGGCTCTGCAGATTCCTCCAGGGCACTATGTTAACAGCACCAATAGCACCCTGTACATTCGGCCCTCCCCCTCTCAGAGCCCACAGCCAGCTCCCTGGCCGTCCCCTGGAGCTCCCGTCTACCAGCATCAGCAGTCACCATACAGTACCCCCACATATGGCTCCCCTTACAGCTCACCTCAACATCAGGTCCAGccacaaccacaaccacagcctCAACCTGGGCACCAGCAATACGTCTTCCTCCCCATTAGCCCCCCAAACCTCACAAATATGCCCTACCATCACCAGCAGCAACCTCCGCCACAGTACAGGCCCTACCAACCGAAAACCGCTCTCACAAAACAGATAGAAATCGCCCTGGAAGGACAAAGACCTCGCAGCAACTCGCCTGTTCACACCCCACACTCCCAGGGCTCGCTTTACATGGCAACAAGCCCCTCACCTAGCTCCCCGTCGCGGCCCATCACGATCGGCGGACCCCCTGGACCAGCGACTTTCCACCCGGGAATGTACTTGCAGCACCAAGGCAACACAAGGCCTCGGCAGGCGTCCTCACCCCAGCCAGGCCAGTCTGCCTAtacctttaaaattaaagtgtCCCCTGGAGGCCAGGTGCAAAGACCACCCAGCTCACCACCTGTCGCTGAAGCTGAGTCTCTTCTCAACATTGTAGATCAGGGTGCGCACAGCGCCACCCCAGCACCCATCCTGCCCATCTCCGCCCTGCCAGGGAACATCGCCAGTCAGTTTCAGCAATTACCCCGACGCTCAAGCTCAGCCTCTGATGACTATGCCTACACACAAG CTCTTCTGCTCCACCAGCGGGCGCGGATGGAGCGTCTGGTAAAAGAGCTGCACATGGAGACGCAGAAACTAGAGCAGTTGAAGACTGATGTCAATAACATGGAGTACGACGCCCTCCAAAGGCGTTTTCGACGGGTCAACTCCACACATCTTGTTCCCAGA CCGGAGGAGATTACCCGACTTCGAACTCACAACAGACAACTGCAGATTGATATTGACTGCACACTGAAGGAAACGGATCTGCTGCAGTCCAGAG aagGGGAGCAGGCCTCCAAGCCGACGCCTCAAAGAGACGAGGATTTTGAAGGAGCTCACTGGAACTGTGATAGCTGCACCCTCCTCAACCACCCTGCACTCAATCGCTGTGAGGCGTGTGAGATGCCACGCTACAGCTGA
- the tab3 gene encoding TGF-beta-activated kinase 1 and MAP3K7-binding protein 3 isoform X1 has product MAQGGSQVDYHILQDLKQRFPEIPEGVVSQFLLQNNNNLDVCCHLLSQESNRYLYGDFHHSPEEMRMSRNHMLHISLGYPGSEAGKSNGGGAGVGRSLVHSTSDGHIDPQRPSYPEPLSAPATMAPSPSYNPFFMNDQSRSSSTPTPPPTMQGMSPTYTPVPRYPMNPISVTLPQTIPTVHQALQIPPGHYVNSTNSTLYIRPSPSQSPQPAPWPSPGAPVYQHQQSPYSTPTYGSPYSSPQHQVQPQPQPQPQPGHQQYVFLPISPPNLTNMPYHHQQQPPPQYRPYQPKTALTKQIEIALEGQRPRSNSPVHTPHSQGSLYMATSPSPSSPSRPITIGGPPGPATFHPGMYLQHQGNTRPRQASSPQPGQSAYTFKIKVSPGGQVQRPPSSPPVAEAESLLNIVDQGAHSATPAPILPISALPGNIASQFQQLPRRSSSASDDYAYTQALLLHQRARMERLVKELHMETQKLEQLKTDVNNMEYDALQRRFRRVNSTHLVPRPEEITRLRTHNRQLQIDIDCTLKETDLLQSRGKFDPKAMSNFYDNIQPGPLGPTNPGKKEGEQASKPTPQRDEDFEGAHWNCDSCTLLNHPALNRCEACEMPRYS; this is encoded by the exons ATGGCGCAGGGAGGCTCTCAAGTAGACTACCACATCCTGCAAGACCTCAAGCAGCGATTCCCAGAGATCCCAGAGGGAGTAGTTTCTCAGTTCCTTCTACAG AACAACAATAATCTGGATGTTTGCTGCCACCTGCTGTCCCAGGAGAGTAACAGATATCTCTATGGTGACTTCCATCACAGTCCGGAGGAGATGCGAATGAGTCGAAACCACATGCTACACATTAGCTTGGGCTATCCAGGTTCAGAGGCTGGAAAATCAAACGGAGGAGGAGCGGGAGTGGGGCGCTCCTTGGTGCACAGCACCAGCGACGGTCACATTGACCCTCAGCGGCCGAGCTACCCTGAACCCCTGTCGGCTCCCGCCACCATGGCGCCCTCCCCGAGTTACAATCCTTTTTTTATGAACGATCAGAGCCGCTCATCCAGCACGCCCACGCCTCCTCCCACAATGCAAGGCATGTCCCCCACATATACTCCAGTTCCACGCTATCCTATGAACCCTATTTCTGTCACTCTTCCACAAACTATACCTACAGTCCATCAGGCTCTGCAGATTCCTCCAGGGCACTATGTTAACAGCACCAATAGCACCCTGTACATTCGGCCCTCCCCCTCTCAGAGCCCACAGCCAGCTCCCTGGCCGTCCCCTGGAGCTCCCGTCTACCAGCATCAGCAGTCACCATACAGTACCCCCACATATGGCTCCCCTTACAGCTCACCTCAACATCAGGTCCAGccacaaccacaaccacagcctCAACCTGGGCACCAGCAATACGTCTTCCTCCCCATTAGCCCCCCAAACCTCACAAATATGCCCTACCATCACCAGCAGCAACCTCCGCCACAGTACAGGCCCTACCAACCGAAAACCGCTCTCACAAAACAGATAGAAATCGCCCTGGAAGGACAAAGACCTCGCAGCAACTCGCCTGTTCACACCCCACACTCCCAGGGCTCGCTTTACATGGCAACAAGCCCCTCACCTAGCTCCCCGTCGCGGCCCATCACGATCGGCGGACCCCCTGGACCAGCGACTTTCCACCCGGGAATGTACTTGCAGCACCAAGGCAACACAAGGCCTCGGCAGGCGTCCTCACCCCAGCCAGGCCAGTCTGCCTAtacctttaaaattaaagtgtCCCCTGGAGGCCAGGTGCAAAGACCACCCAGCTCACCACCTGTCGCTGAAGCTGAGTCTCTTCTCAACATTGTAGATCAGGGTGCGCACAGCGCCACCCCAGCACCCATCCTGCCCATCTCCGCCCTGCCAGGGAACATCGCCAGTCAGTTTCAGCAATTACCCCGACGCTCAAGCTCAGCCTCTGATGACTATGCCTACACACAAG CTCTTCTGCTCCACCAGCGGGCGCGGATGGAGCGTCTGGTAAAAGAGCTGCACATGGAGACGCAGAAACTAGAGCAGTTGAAGACTGATGTCAATAACATGGAGTACGACGCCCTCCAAAGGCGTTTTCGACGGGTCAACTCCACACATCTTGTTCCCAGA CCGGAGGAGATTACCCGACTTCGAACTCACAACAGACAACTGCAGATTGATATTGACTGCACACTGAAGGAAACGGATCTGCTGCAGTCCAGAG GGAAGTTTGACCCAAAAGCAATGAGCAACTTCTATGACAATATTCAGCCGGGTCCGTTGGGTCCGACCAATCCTGGGAAGAAAG aagGGGAGCAGGCCTCCAAGCCGACGCCTCAAAGAGACGAGGATTTTGAAGGAGCTCACTGGAACTGTGATAGCTGCACCCTCCTCAACCACCCTGCACTCAATCGCTGTGAGGCGTGTGAGATGCCACGCTACAGCTGA
- the tab3 gene encoding TGF-beta-activated kinase 1 and MAP3K7-binding protein 3 isoform X3: MAQGGSQVDYHILQDLKQRFPEIPEGVVSQFLLQNNNNLDVCCHLLSQESNRYLYGDFHHSPEEMRMSRNHMLHISLGYPGSEAGKSNGGGAGVGRSLVHSTSDGHIDPQRPSYPEPLSAPATMAPSPSYNPFFMNDQSRSSSTPTPPPTMQGMSPTYTPVPRYPMNPISVTLPQTIPTVHQALQIPPGHYVNSTNSTLYIRPSPSQSPQPAPWPSPGAPVYQHQQSPYSTPTYGSPYSSPQHQVQPQPQPQPQPGHQQYVFLPISPPNLTNMPYHHQQQPPPQYRPYQPKTALTKQIEIALEGQRPRSNSPVHTPHSQGSLYMATSPSPSSPSRPITIGGPPGPATFHPGMYLQHQGNTRPRQASSPQPDQGAHSATPAPILPISALPGNIASQFQQLPRRSSSASDDYAYTQALLLHQRARMERLVKELHMETQKLEQLKTDVNNMEYDALQRRFRRVNSTHLVPRPEEITRLRTHNRQLQIDIDCTLKETDLLQSRGKFDPKAMSNFYDNIQPGPLGPTNPGKKEGEQASKPTPQRDEDFEGAHWNCDSCTLLNHPALNRCEACEMPRYS; the protein is encoded by the exons ATGGCGCAGGGAGGCTCTCAAGTAGACTACCACATCCTGCAAGACCTCAAGCAGCGATTCCCAGAGATCCCAGAGGGAGTAGTTTCTCAGTTCCTTCTACAG AACAACAATAATCTGGATGTTTGCTGCCACCTGCTGTCCCAGGAGAGTAACAGATATCTCTATGGTGACTTCCATCACAGTCCGGAGGAGATGCGAATGAGTCGAAACCACATGCTACACATTAGCTTGGGCTATCCAGGTTCAGAGGCTGGAAAATCAAACGGAGGAGGAGCGGGAGTGGGGCGCTCCTTGGTGCACAGCACCAGCGACGGTCACATTGACCCTCAGCGGCCGAGCTACCCTGAACCCCTGTCGGCTCCCGCCACCATGGCGCCCTCCCCGAGTTACAATCCTTTTTTTATGAACGATCAGAGCCGCTCATCCAGCACGCCCACGCCTCCTCCCACAATGCAAGGCATGTCCCCCACATATACTCCAGTTCCACGCTATCCTATGAACCCTATTTCTGTCACTCTTCCACAAACTATACCTACAGTCCATCAGGCTCTGCAGATTCCTCCAGGGCACTATGTTAACAGCACCAATAGCACCCTGTACATTCGGCCCTCCCCCTCTCAGAGCCCACAGCCAGCTCCCTGGCCGTCCCCTGGAGCTCCCGTCTACCAGCATCAGCAGTCACCATACAGTACCCCCACATATGGCTCCCCTTACAGCTCACCTCAACATCAGGTCCAGccacaaccacaaccacagcctCAACCTGGGCACCAGCAATACGTCTTCCTCCCCATTAGCCCCCCAAACCTCACAAATATGCCCTACCATCACCAGCAGCAACCTCCGCCACAGTACAGGCCCTACCAACCGAAAACCGCTCTCACAAAACAGATAGAAATCGCCCTGGAAGGACAAAGACCTCGCAGCAACTCGCCTGTTCACACCCCACACTCCCAGGGCTCGCTTTACATGGCAACAAGCCCCTCACCTAGCTCCCCGTCGCGGCCCATCACGATCGGCGGACCCCCTGGACCAGCGACTTTCCACCCGGGAATGTACTTGCAGCACCAAGGCAACACAAGGCCTCGGCAGGCGTCCTCACCCCAGCCAG ATCAGGGTGCGCACAGCGCCACCCCAGCACCCATCCTGCCCATCTCCGCCCTGCCAGGGAACATCGCCAGTCAGTTTCAGCAATTACCCCGACGCTCAAGCTCAGCCTCTGATGACTATGCCTACACACAAG CTCTTCTGCTCCACCAGCGGGCGCGGATGGAGCGTCTGGTAAAAGAGCTGCACATGGAGACGCAGAAACTAGAGCAGTTGAAGACTGATGTCAATAACATGGAGTACGACGCCCTCCAAAGGCGTTTTCGACGGGTCAACTCCACACATCTTGTTCCCAGA CCGGAGGAGATTACCCGACTTCGAACTCACAACAGACAACTGCAGATTGATATTGACTGCACACTGAAGGAAACGGATCTGCTGCAGTCCAGAG GGAAGTTTGACCCAAAAGCAATGAGCAACTTCTATGACAATATTCAGCCGGGTCCGTTGGGTCCGACCAATCCTGGGAAGAAAG aagGGGAGCAGGCCTCCAAGCCGACGCCTCAAAGAGACGAGGATTTTGAAGGAGCTCACTGGAACTGTGATAGCTGCACCCTCCTCAACCACCCTGCACTCAATCGCTGTGAGGCGTGTGAGATGCCACGCTACAGCTGA
- the tab3 gene encoding TGF-beta-activated kinase 1 and MAP3K7-binding protein 3 isoform X4, with protein MAQGGSQVDYHILQDLKQRFPEIPEGVVSQFLLQNNNNLDVCCHLLSQESNRYLYGDFHHSPEEMRMSRNHMLHISLGYPGSEAGKSNGGGAGVGRSLVHSTSDGHIDPQRPSYPEPLSAPATMAPSPSYNPFFMNDQSRSSSTPTPPPTMQGMSPTYTPVPRYPMNPISVTLPQTIPTVHQALQIPPGHYVNSTNSTLYIRPSPSQSPQPAPWPSPGAPVYQHQQSPYSTPTYGSPYSSPQHQVQPQPQPQPQPGHQQYVFLPISPPNLTNMPYHHQQQPPPQYRPYQPKTALTKQIEIALEGQRPRSNSPVHTPHSQGSLYMATSPSPSSPSRPITIGGPPGPATFHPGMYLQHQGNTRPRQASSPQPGQSAYTFKIKVSPGGQVQRPPSSPPVAEAESLLNIVDQGAHSATPAPILPISALPGNIASQFQQLPRRSSSASDDYAYTQALLLHQRARMERLVKELHMETQKLEQLKTDVNNMEYDALQRRFRRVNSTHLVPRPEEITRLRTHNRQLQIDIDCTLKETDLLQSRDAVFKWLVAL; from the exons ATGGCGCAGGGAGGCTCTCAAGTAGACTACCACATCCTGCAAGACCTCAAGCAGCGATTCCCAGAGATCCCAGAGGGAGTAGTTTCTCAGTTCCTTCTACAG AACAACAATAATCTGGATGTTTGCTGCCACCTGCTGTCCCAGGAGAGTAACAGATATCTCTATGGTGACTTCCATCACAGTCCGGAGGAGATGCGAATGAGTCGAAACCACATGCTACACATTAGCTTGGGCTATCCAGGTTCAGAGGCTGGAAAATCAAACGGAGGAGGAGCGGGAGTGGGGCGCTCCTTGGTGCACAGCACCAGCGACGGTCACATTGACCCTCAGCGGCCGAGCTACCCTGAACCCCTGTCGGCTCCCGCCACCATGGCGCCCTCCCCGAGTTACAATCCTTTTTTTATGAACGATCAGAGCCGCTCATCCAGCACGCCCACGCCTCCTCCCACAATGCAAGGCATGTCCCCCACATATACTCCAGTTCCACGCTATCCTATGAACCCTATTTCTGTCACTCTTCCACAAACTATACCTACAGTCCATCAGGCTCTGCAGATTCCTCCAGGGCACTATGTTAACAGCACCAATAGCACCCTGTACATTCGGCCCTCCCCCTCTCAGAGCCCACAGCCAGCTCCCTGGCCGTCCCCTGGAGCTCCCGTCTACCAGCATCAGCAGTCACCATACAGTACCCCCACATATGGCTCCCCTTACAGCTCACCTCAACATCAGGTCCAGccacaaccacaaccacagcctCAACCTGGGCACCAGCAATACGTCTTCCTCCCCATTAGCCCCCCAAACCTCACAAATATGCCCTACCATCACCAGCAGCAACCTCCGCCACAGTACAGGCCCTACCAACCGAAAACCGCTCTCACAAAACAGATAGAAATCGCCCTGGAAGGACAAAGACCTCGCAGCAACTCGCCTGTTCACACCCCACACTCCCAGGGCTCGCTTTACATGGCAACAAGCCCCTCACCTAGCTCCCCGTCGCGGCCCATCACGATCGGCGGACCCCCTGGACCAGCGACTTTCCACCCGGGAATGTACTTGCAGCACCAAGGCAACACAAGGCCTCGGCAGGCGTCCTCACCCCAGCCAGGCCAGTCTGCCTAtacctttaaaattaaagtgtCCCCTGGAGGCCAGGTGCAAAGACCACCCAGCTCACCACCTGTCGCTGAAGCTGAGTCTCTTCTCAACATTGTAGATCAGGGTGCGCACAGCGCCACCCCAGCACCCATCCTGCCCATCTCCGCCCTGCCAGGGAACATCGCCAGTCAGTTTCAGCAATTACCCCGACGCTCAAGCTCAGCCTCTGATGACTATGCCTACACACAAG CTCTTCTGCTCCACCAGCGGGCGCGGATGGAGCGTCTGGTAAAAGAGCTGCACATGGAGACGCAGAAACTAGAGCAGTTGAAGACTGATGTCAATAACATGGAGTACGACGCCCTCCAAAGGCGTTTTCGACGGGTCAACTCCACACATCTTGTTCCCAGA CCGGAGGAGATTACCCGACTTCGAACTCACAACAGACAACTGCAGATTGATATTGACTGCACACTGAAGGAAACGGATCTGCTGCAGTCCAGAG ATGCAGTGTTTAAATGGCTGGTTGCTCTGTAG